CCATTCACGCCGCCCCCGGACGGCCCCGGCGCCAACTCGCTACAATCGGGTTTGCCGGGTCCCGCTGCCACGGCCCCCAGGCGTCCGACGCCGGGGGCTGTTTGCTTTGGGGGCCAACCCTGACTCCGATATCCCCATGACCCAATCCGCAGCGCGCCCGCCGATGCTGACGATGGCCCAGGCCCTGGAAGCCCTGCTGGCCGGCGCCCGCCCCATCACCGAGACCGAAACCGTCGATACGCTGCAGGCCAACGGCCGCGTGCTGGCCACGCCGGTCACCAGCGCGCTGCGCGTGCCGCCGGCCGATAACACGTCGATGGACGGCTACGCCATGCGCGCCGCCGACGTGCCGGCGCCGGGCACCCGGCTGCCCGTCTCGCAACGGATTCCGGCTGGCCACGTCGGCACCGAACTGGCGCCCGGCACGGCCGCGCGGATCTTCACCGGCGGGCTGATCCCGCCCGGCGCCGATGCCGTGGTGATGCAGGAGCAATGCCAGGCCGATGGCGATGCGGTCATCGTCAACCACGTGCCGGCCAGCGGCGAATGGATTCGCCGCGCCGGCGAGGACATCGAGGCCGGCAGCCAGATCCTGCCGGCCGGCGCGCGGCTGTCGCCGCAGGCGCTGGGGCTGGCCGCGTCGGTCGGGCAGGCCCGGCTCGACGTGATCCGCCGCGTGCGCGTGGCCGTGTTCTTCACCGGCGACGAACTGGCGATGCCGGGCGAGCCGCTGAAGCCGGGCGCGATCTATAACTCCAACCGCTTCACGCTGCGCGGGCTGCTGGAAAACCTGGGCTGCGAAGTGTCCGATTTCGGCATCGTCCCCGACACGCTGGCCGCCACGCGCGACACGTTGCGCCGCGCCGCCGCGGGCCACGACCTGATCATCACGTCGGGCGGCGTCTCGGTGGGCGAGGAAGACCACATCCGTCCGGCCGTGACCGCCGAGGGGCGGCTGGACCTGTGGCAGATCGCGATCAAGCCCGGCAAGCCGCTGGCGTTTGGGCAGGTCGACAACGGCACGGCGGCGCCGACGTTCTTTCTGGGCCTGCCCGGCAACCCGGTGTCGAGCTTTGTCACGTTCCTGCTGTTCGTGCGGCCGTTCCTGCTACGCCTGCAGGGCGTGGCCGACGTCACGCCGCGCCGCCTGCCGCTGCGCGCCGATTTCGACCTGCCGAAGGGCGACCGCCGCAATGAATTCCTGCGCGCGCGGCTTAACGATGCCGGCGGGCTCGACCTGTTCCCGAACCAGAGCTCGGGCGTGCTGACGTCCACGGTCTGGGGCGACGGCCTGATCGACAACCCGCCCAACCAGCCGATCGCCCGCGGCGACACGGTGTCATTCATTCCATTTGCCAGCCTGCTGGCCTAGGTTTATCGCCATGCAACTCGAACTTCGATACTTCGCCAGCGTGCGCGAACAGGTGGGGCAGGGCGCCGAGCGCGCCGAGGTGCCGGCGGATGTCCGCACCGTCGGCGACCTGCGCGGCTGGCTGCGCGGCCGGGGCGGCGCGTGGGCCGAGGCACTGGCCGAAGGCCGCGCGCTGCGGATGGCCGTCGACCACAACGTGGCCCGTGCCGACACCCCGCTGGCCGACGGCTGCGAGGTGGCGTTCTTCCCGCCCGTGACCGGAGGCTGAGATGACGGTGCGCGTGCAGCACGACGATTTCGACCTGGGCGCCGAGGTGGCCGCGCTGCGGGCCGGCAACCGCGGCGTGGGCGCGGTGGCGAGCTTCATCGGCACCGTGCGCGACGTCAGCGACGGCGCCCGCGTCAGCACGATGGAGCTGGAGCACTACCCGGGCATGACCGAGAAGGCGCTGGCCCGCATCGAGGCGGCGGCGCGCGAGCGCTGGCCGCTGCTGGGCGTGACGATCGTGCATCGGGTGGGACTGTTGCAGCCGCTGGACCAGATCGTGCTGGTCGCCGTGGCGTCGGCCCATCGCGGTGCGGCGTTCCAGGCATGCGAATTCCTCATGGACTACCTGAAGTCCGAGGCGCCGTTCTGGAAGAAGGAAGCCACGCCCGACGGCGCACGCTGGGTGGACGCCCGCGTGTCCGACGATGCCGCGCTGCAGCGCTGGGGCATTCCGTCGCTCAATGCAGACCCCGCTGCCGACCCGGCTGCCGATCCCGCGTCCGATTCTTCCGACAAGGCACGCTGATGGGTCCGCTCGGTTTTGTGGCGGTCGGCGTGGGCGCCGCCGTTGGCGCGTGGCTGCGCTGGGGCTTCTCGGTGCTCTGGAATGCGGCGAATCCGGCACTTCCATATGGCACGCTGGCGGCCAACCTGATCGGCGGCTACCTGATCGGGATCGCGGTGGCGTTCTTCCAGACCCATCCCGGCCTGCCGCCCGAATGGCGGCTGCTGGCGGTCACCGGCTTCCTGGGCGGGCTAACCACGTTCTCGACGTTTTCGAGCGAAGTCATCGCCAACCTGGTGTCGGGCGACTACCGCTGGGCGCTGGCCCACCTGGTGCTGCACCTTGGCGGCTCGGTGCTGCTGACCGCGGCCGGCATCTGGTCGTACCGCGCGCTGGCCTGACGCCTTACCTTTCGCCGGCGTTCGGAGACATAGGTAACACTCCTGATGCACCGGCGCCCCTCCGGGTGCTGTTCAGCGCCTATATTCATTGTCACGGATGCACTTTGCCGGCAGCTTGCGGCGCATGAGCCACATCCGTCCCTGCCCAAGCCACGCGCGCTAGCCGGCCCGCCGTGGCAGTTCCAGAATCCGGTCGCCATACCTGCTGTCTCGCCTGATCCGCGCCCATTGCCGGCGCGTTGTGACGTTTGTGCCACACGTTCGATCCAGAAAACGAGGAGACCTCCCCATGCAGCCCAGCCATGCCCGCGTTTCCCGCCGCAAGGCGCCGTCCCGCCTGCGCCTGACAGCCATTTCTGGCGCGGTGGTCGCGCTGTCCGCCATGACCCTGGCGGCCTGCGGCGGCGACGACGATCCGCCCAGCAACGGCGGCACCCCGCCCAGCCAGACCCAGAACCCGAACAACCGCCCGACCTTCGTGGTCGGCACGATCAGCGTCAAGAGCTACGACGGCACCTCCGACGACCTGGCCACGGGCGGCCTTGGCAAGGACGGCATCGGCGCCGCCGCCGCGCCGCCGTTTGCCGATGCGAACAATCCCACGGCCGCCGAACTGCGCCGCAACGCGATCTTCACGAACTACCGCGCCATCGTCGACATCAACCCGGCTGGCGGCTACGGCACGCTGTACGGGCCCAACGTCGACCCGCAGGGCAACGCGACGGCCGGGCAGGGCAAGGTGCCCGGGACTGAATACATCGCCTATGCCGACGACGGCAGCGGCCGGCAGAACGTGACGCTGATGGCCCAGATCCCGGACAGCTTCGACCGCAACAACCCGTGCATCATCACGGCCACGTCGTCGGGCTCGCGCGGCATCTACGGCGGCATCGCGGTGGGCGAATGGGGGCTCAAGCGCGGCTGTGCCGTGGCCTACACCGACAAGGGCACCGGCGCCGCGCCGCACGACCTGGACACCGATACCGTGCCGCTGATCGACGGCACCCGGCAGGCGCGCGCCGGCGCCGGCAAGCTGGCCCAGTTCGCGGCCCAGCCCGGCAGCCAGACGCTGGCCGACTTCACGGCCGCCAACCCGCACCGGCTGGCATTCAAGCACGCCCACTCGCAGCAGAATCCCGAGGCCAACTGGGGCAAGAACACGCTGCAGGCCATCGAATTCACGCTGTTCGCGATCAACGACAAGTTCGGCACGATGGGGTCCGACGGCGTGCGGCAGGCCACTTTCAAGCCGTCGAACACGCTCGTGATCGCCTCGGCGGTGTCCAATGGCGGCGGTGCGGCCGTCGCGGCGGCGGAGCAGGACACGGCCGGGCTGATCGATGGGGTGGCGGTGGGCGAGCCGATGCTCGAAATCCCGCCCACGCCGGTCATCACGGTCCGCCGCGCCGGTGCCCCGGTTCTGGCGTCGGGCCGGCACCTGTACGACTACACGACCACCGCGAACCTGTTCCAGCTCTGCGCGCGGCAGGACGTCGGGCTGGTCAACGCCCCGTCGGCCGGCGCGCTGCTGCAGGCCACCAACCGCTGCCAGTCGCTGGCCGACAAGGGGCTGGTGAGCGGCGGGACGACCGACGCCCAGTCCGCCGCCGCGCTGACCGCGCTGCGCAACGCCGGCTGGGAACCGGAATCGGACGAACTGCACGCGTCGCTGTCGGCGCTGGAGGTGGCCAGCTCGATCTCGGTCACGTACGCCAACGCCTACACGCGGTCGAGCGTGACCGACCGTTTCTGCAACTACAGCTTCGCGGCCACGGGCGCTGACTTCAAGCCGATCACCATCCCGGCCGCGTCGCTGGCGGCGTTCTTCTCGACCGGCAACGGCGTGCCGCCCAGCGGCGTGGTCACGCTCGTCAACGACGCCAACCCGGCGCCGACCGGCCCGATCAAGGACTTCGTGTCGCTGTCGCCCAGCACGGGCCGCCAGGACGCCAACCTTGACGGCGCGCTGTGCCTGCGCAACGCGTGGACGTCCAGCGCGGCGCTGCAGGCCGGCGTGGCGCAGACGTACCGCAACGGCAACCTGCAGGGCAAGCCGGCCGTGATCGTCCATGGCCGGTCCGACGCGCTGCTGCCGACCAACCACACGTCGCGGCCGTACCTGGGGCTGAACCGTACCGTCGAAGGCAGCGCCAGCAAGCTGTCGTACATCGAGGTGACGAATGCGCAGCACTTCGACGGCTTCATCGACGTGCTGCCCGGTTACGCGTCGCGCTACGTGCCGCTGCACCTGTACCTGAACCGGGCGCTGGACGCGGTCTACGCCAACCTGCGCAACGGCACCGCGCTGCCGCCGTCGCAGGTGGTGCGCACGACGCCGCGCGGCGGCACGGGCAACCCGGTGGTCGGCCCGCAGATCCTGCCCTCCAACGTGCCCGGCTTTGCCGCCACGCCGGCCGCCGCCGACGTGATCGCGGTCAGCGGGTCGACCGTCGACATCCCCAACTAGCCAGTCGGCGCCGGGGGCCGCCCGCCATGCAGGAATGTGCCAAAACTGCATGGCGGGCGGCTTGAAATGTCACCCTGAAGCCCTATCTTTCGGAAGTACCGTGTCCGGCAGGGTCTGCCGCGCAACGGCAGCCGTCGCGCTGCCCGGCCGCGCCCTCGCAGCAGGACACACTTTCATCGAGAGAGAGGGCACCTGATGCGTATCGACAAACTCACCACCCGGTTCCAGGAGGCGCTGGCCGAAGCGCAGAGCCTGGCGCTGGGCAACGACAACCAGTACATCGAACCCCAGCACCTGCTGCGCGCGCTGCTGAGCCAGGACGACGGCTCGGCGCGCACGCTGCTGTCGCGCGCCGGCGTCAACGTGGCCGGCCTGCAGACGGCGCTGGACGCGGCGATCAAGCGCCTGCCGCAGGTGCAGGGCACCAACGAGATCCAGGTCGGCCGCGACCTGAACAACCTGCTCAACGCCA
This sequence is a window from Cupriavidus pauculus. Protein-coding genes within it:
- a CDS encoding molybdopterin molybdotransferase MoeA — its product is MTQSAARPPMLTMAQALEALLAGARPITETETVDTLQANGRVLATPVTSALRVPPADNTSMDGYAMRAADVPAPGTRLPVSQRIPAGHVGTELAPGTAARIFTGGLIPPGADAVVMQEQCQADGDAVIVNHVPASGEWIRRAGEDIEAGSQILPAGARLSPQALGLAASVGQARLDVIRRVRVAVFFTGDELAMPGEPLKPGAIYNSNRFTLRGLLENLGCEVSDFGIVPDTLAATRDTLRRAAAGHDLIITSGGVSVGEEDHIRPAVTAEGRLDLWQIAIKPGKPLAFGQVDNGTAAPTFFLGLPGNPVSSFVTFLLFVRPFLLRLQGVADVTPRRLPLRADFDLPKGDRRNEFLRARLNDAGGLDLFPNQSSGVLTSTVWGDGLIDNPPNQPIARGDTVSFIPFASLLA
- the moaD gene encoding molybdopterin converting factor subunit 1, whose protein sequence is MQLELRYFASVREQVGQGAERAEVPADVRTVGDLRGWLRGRGGAWAEALAEGRALRMAVDHNVARADTPLADGCEVAFFPPVTGG
- the moaE gene encoding molybdopterin synthase catalytic subunit MoaE, giving the protein MTVRVQHDDFDLGAEVAALRAGNRGVGAVASFIGTVRDVSDGARVSTMELEHYPGMTEKALARIEAAARERWPLLGVTIVHRVGLLQPLDQIVLVAVASAHRGAAFQACEFLMDYLKSEAPFWKKEATPDGARWVDARVSDDAALQRWGIPSLNADPAADPAADPASDSSDKAR
- the crcB gene encoding fluoride efflux transporter CrcB, with protein sequence MGPLGFVAVGVGAAVGAWLRWGFSVLWNAANPALPYGTLAANLIGGYLIGIAVAFFQTHPGLPPEWRLLAVTGFLGGLTTFSTFSSEVIANLVSGDYRWALAHLVLHLGGSVLLTAAGIWSYRALA
- a CDS encoding D-(-)-3-hydroxybutyrate oligomer hydrolase, coding for MTLAACGGDDDPPSNGGTPPSQTQNPNNRPTFVVGTISVKSYDGTSDDLATGGLGKDGIGAAAAPPFADANNPTAAELRRNAIFTNYRAIVDINPAGGYGTLYGPNVDPQGNATAGQGKVPGTEYIAYADDGSGRQNVTLMAQIPDSFDRNNPCIITATSSGSRGIYGGIAVGEWGLKRGCAVAYTDKGTGAAPHDLDTDTVPLIDGTRQARAGAGKLAQFAAQPGSQTLADFTAANPHRLAFKHAHSQQNPEANWGKNTLQAIEFTLFAINDKFGTMGSDGVRQATFKPSNTLVIASAVSNGGGAAVAAAEQDTAGLIDGVAVGEPMLEIPPTPVITVRRAGAPVLASGRHLYDYTTTANLFQLCARQDVGLVNAPSAGALLQATNRCQSLADKGLVSGGTTDAQSAAALTALRNAGWEPESDELHASLSALEVASSISVTYANAYTRSSVTDRFCNYSFAATGADFKPITIPAASLAAFFSTGNGVPPSGVVTLVNDANPAPTGPIKDFVSLSPSTGRQDANLDGALCLRNAWTSSAALQAGVAQTYRNGNLQGKPAVIVHGRSDALLPTNHTSRPYLGLNRTVEGSASKLSYIEVTNAQHFDGFIDVLPGYASRYVPLHLYLNRALDAVYANLRNGTALPPSQVVRTTPRGGTGNPVVGPQILPSNVPGFAATPAAADVIAVSGSTVDIPN